A genomic window from Osmia bicornis bicornis chromosome 6, iOsmBic2.1, whole genome shotgun sequence includes:
- the LOC114873506 gene encoding zwei Ig domain protein zig-8-like isoform X1, with protein sequence MRSVMWLLRLLTTCCLVYLSASDSHTDLPLITDSVSTKSTTAAKRSVPTDAPMLNYIFDAHSTLNKHQHYHDHRWGPHFEGESKNMTVQAGGNALLDCKISMLLDKTISWVRRQDNGEKLNLLTVGHRTYVGDPRYKVKFQYPDNWRLLIERVNSSDEGQYQCQVSTHPPKYIHVNLHINEPSVQIVDALGEPLRDKYYEADSTIELLCVVRDIAMQVQYSVVQWLHGNRVLNYDTTRGGISVKTNLMEEGANSTLSIARVGPADSGNYTCHLTTMPNQPATVHVHVLNGESLAELHHGSTDGVGTNSVARSLLLLLSILLGRMQQMLR encoded by the exons ATGCGTAGTGTCATGTGGCTCCTTCGGCTCCTAACGACTTGCTGCCTCGTTTACCTATCAGCATCCGACTCCCATACAG ATCTACCCTTAATAACGGATTCAGTATCAACGAAATCGACGACGGCGGCAAAGCGATCGGTACCGACGGACGCCCCCATGCTGAATTATATATTTGATGCGCACAGCACTTTGAACAAGCATCAACATTATCACGATCATCGGTGGGGACCTCATTTCGAAGGGGAGAGCAAGAATATGACTGTTCAAGCTGGTGGCAACGCCTTGTTGGACTGCAAGATATCGATGCTGCTGGATAAAACt ATATCCTGGGTGAGGCGGCAGGATAACGGTGAAAAGCTGAATCTGCTGACGGTGGGTCACCGCACATACGTGGGTGATCCAAGGTATAAAGTGAAGTTTCAGTACCCAGACAACTGGCGTCTACTGATCGAACGTGTAAACAGTAGCGATGAGGGCCAGTATCAGTGTCAGGTCAGCACTCATCCGCCCAAATACATTCACGTGAATCTCCACATAAATG AACCGTCCGTCCAGATAGTGGACGCCCTGGGTGAACCACTGAGGGACAAATACTACGAAGCAGACAGCACCATCGAGTTACTGTGTGTCGTGCGTGACATAGCCATGCAAGTGCAGTACAGCGTCGTTCAGTGGCTTCACGGCAACAGAGTTCTGAACTATGACACGACGCGAGGTGGTATCAG CGTGAAAACGAACCTAATGGAAGAGGGGGCCAATTCAACACTCAGCATAGCGAGGGTGGGACCAGCTGACAGCGGAAACTACACGTGCCATCTCACTACCATGCCTAATCAACCTGCCACCGTTCACGTGCACGTGCTGAACG GAGAAAGCTTAGCCGAGCTGCATCACGGCTCGACGGATGGCGTCGGGACGAACAGCGTCGCCAGGTCGTTGCTCCTCCTTCTATCCATACTTCTTGGTCGGATGCAACAGATGCTCAGATGA
- the LOC114873506 gene encoding zwei Ig domain protein zig-8-like isoform X2, protein MRSVMWLLRLLTTCCLVYLSASDSHTDLPLITDSVSTKSTTAAKRSVPTDAPMLNYIFDAHSTLNKHQHYHDHRWGPHFEGESKNMTVQAGGNALLDCKISMLLDKTISWVRRQDNGEKLNLLTVGHRTYVGDPRYKVKFQYPDNWRLLIERVNSSDEGQYQCQVSTHPPKYIHVNLHINEPSVQIVDALGEPLRDKYYEADSTIELLCVVRDIAMQVQYSVVQWLHGNRVLNYDTTRGGISVKTNLMEEGANSTLSIARVGPADSGNYTCHLTTMPNQPATVHVHVLNESLAELHHGSTDGVGTNSVARSLLLLLSILLGRMQQMLR, encoded by the exons ATGCGTAGTGTCATGTGGCTCCTTCGGCTCCTAACGACTTGCTGCCTCGTTTACCTATCAGCATCCGACTCCCATACAG ATCTACCCTTAATAACGGATTCAGTATCAACGAAATCGACGACGGCGGCAAAGCGATCGGTACCGACGGACGCCCCCATGCTGAATTATATATTTGATGCGCACAGCACTTTGAACAAGCATCAACATTATCACGATCATCGGTGGGGACCTCATTTCGAAGGGGAGAGCAAGAATATGACTGTTCAAGCTGGTGGCAACGCCTTGTTGGACTGCAAGATATCGATGCTGCTGGATAAAACt ATATCCTGGGTGAGGCGGCAGGATAACGGTGAAAAGCTGAATCTGCTGACGGTGGGTCACCGCACATACGTGGGTGATCCAAGGTATAAAGTGAAGTTTCAGTACCCAGACAACTGGCGTCTACTGATCGAACGTGTAAACAGTAGCGATGAGGGCCAGTATCAGTGTCAGGTCAGCACTCATCCGCCCAAATACATTCACGTGAATCTCCACATAAATG AACCGTCCGTCCAGATAGTGGACGCCCTGGGTGAACCACTGAGGGACAAATACTACGAAGCAGACAGCACCATCGAGTTACTGTGTGTCGTGCGTGACATAGCCATGCAAGTGCAGTACAGCGTCGTTCAGTGGCTTCACGGCAACAGAGTTCTGAACTATGACACGACGCGAGGTGGTATCAG CGTGAAAACGAACCTAATGGAAGAGGGGGCCAATTCAACACTCAGCATAGCGAGGGTGGGACCAGCTGACAGCGGAAACTACACGTGCCATCTCACTACCATGCCTAATCAACCTGCCACCGTTCACGTGCACGTGCTGAACG AAAGCTTAGCCGAGCTGCATCACGGCTCGACGGATGGCGTCGGGACGAACAGCGTCGCCAGGTCGTTGCTCCTCCTTCTATCCATACTTCTTGGTCGGATGCAACAGATGCTCAGATGA